One Mycolicibacterium goodii genomic region harbors:
- a CDS encoding diol dehydratase small subunit yields MTITAHSGRNVSEVTVEAARSGDLTLDDIRISRETLVAQAEAAERTGSAQLGCNLRRAAELTVLSAEDMLAAYEALRPGRSTFEELEDLAQRLSAQEAHNCAQLVREAAAAYRRRGLLR; encoded by the coding sequence ATGACAATCACCGCACACTCCGGCCGCAACGTCAGCGAGGTGACGGTCGAGGCCGCCCGCAGCGGCGACCTGACGCTCGATGACATCCGGATCAGCCGGGAAACACTGGTCGCCCAGGCCGAGGCCGCAGAACGTACCGGATCGGCACAACTCGGGTGCAACCTTCGGCGGGCGGCCGAGCTGACCGTGCTGAGCGCCGAGGACATGCTCGCGGCGTATGAGGCGCTGCGGCCGGGCCGCTCCACATTCGAGGAGCTGGAAGACCTCGCGCAACGCCTCTCCGCACAGGAGGCGCACAACTGTGCACAGTTGGTCCGTGAAGCTGCCGCGGCGTATCGGCGGCGCGGCCTACTGCGGTGA
- a CDS encoding diol dehydratase reactivase ATPase-like domain-containing protein, with protein MTVWAGVDIGNATTEIVLCGGDTGLDVLASARTPTRGGKGSLRAIDGAAQLARRLADAEGLVIDRAAFAPTPPVHSTVERVLLESRRTGRLAIVTRAAATTGGDGAGVGLPVPVEQLSDADADRPVVACASRQWGYRDVAGRVNAAVEVGRNVVAVLTENDEAVLVSNRLRNPLPVVDDVDVQRVLSTARVAVEVRQGPTPLQRLTDPFWLTDVFGLSDDERVDARVVADLLYDSACAVVCLDGSGSADDTPSRPAAPIPSQSDGTHVVDLTEVAAQANSRRGSVAVDSVVLATMGDAADTPAGADALSDALGVPVTRIESEAAAARVGALTTPGVTPDVVVVDVGGGTVDVVAEGSRIVLPGAGQLLTTATATALGISRSAAEYAKRAEAVTAVTTQLVEDEHGRRRFLDRPIDGRCTGWLLTTAPSGLLPFTSRLSGAEWRSWRLAAKRLVIGTNVMRGMAQVAPDAPGVLLVGGGASDDELVRAVSEQLGHHVTVGRGNVGGRLSHRFAVAYGLVALAVDR; from the coding sequence GTGACCGTCTGGGCGGGCGTCGACATCGGCAACGCCACCACCGAAATCGTGCTCTGCGGCGGAGACACCGGACTCGACGTGCTTGCGAGTGCACGCACCCCAACACGCGGTGGCAAGGGTTCGCTGCGCGCCATCGACGGGGCCGCGCAGCTGGCCCGCAGGCTCGCCGATGCGGAGGGGTTGGTGATCGACCGGGCCGCGTTCGCCCCGACGCCGCCGGTCCACTCGACCGTGGAGCGGGTTCTGCTGGAGTCCCGGCGCACCGGGCGACTCGCGATCGTCACCCGTGCTGCCGCCACCACCGGGGGCGATGGTGCCGGCGTGGGCCTGCCGGTTCCGGTCGAGCAGCTCAGCGACGCCGATGCGGATCGCCCGGTTGTCGCGTGCGCGTCCCGGCAGTGGGGATACCGCGACGTGGCAGGCCGGGTGAACGCGGCGGTAGAGGTGGGCAGGAACGTCGTCGCCGTGCTCACCGAGAACGACGAGGCTGTGCTGGTGTCCAACCGGTTGCGGAACCCGCTGCCAGTGGTCGACGACGTCGACGTGCAGCGTGTGCTGTCGACAGCACGGGTCGCGGTCGAGGTTCGTCAAGGGCCGACGCCGCTTCAGCGGCTGACCGATCCGTTCTGGCTCACCGACGTGTTCGGACTTTCCGACGACGAACGCGTCGACGCCCGTGTCGTCGCTGACCTGCTGTACGACAGCGCCTGCGCGGTCGTGTGTCTCGATGGGTCCGGATCCGCGGACGACACACCGTCGCGGCCGGCTGCACCTATACCTTCGCAGTCCGACGGCACCCATGTCGTCGACCTCACCGAGGTTGCCGCCCAGGCGAATTCGCGGCGAGGGTCGGTTGCGGTGGACAGCGTGGTGCTCGCCACGATGGGCGACGCCGCGGACACGCCGGCCGGCGCCGATGCGCTGTCCGACGCCCTCGGGGTTCCGGTGACGCGGATCGAGTCCGAGGCGGCCGCCGCACGCGTCGGCGCACTCACCACGCCCGGTGTCACCCCCGACGTCGTGGTGGTGGATGTCGGAGGTGGCACCGTCGACGTGGTCGCCGAGGGTTCTCGCATCGTCCTGCCCGGAGCCGGTCAACTGCTGACCACCGCCACGGCCACTGCACTGGGCATCTCCCGAAGCGCCGCGGAGTACGCGAAACGCGCCGAGGCGGTCACCGCGGTCACCACCCAGCTCGTCGAGGACGAGCACGGCCGGAGGCGCTTCCTCGACCGACCCATCGACGGCAGGTGCACGGGGTGGCTCCTGACAACCGCACCGAGCGGTCTGCTTCCCTTCACGTCGCGGCTCTCCGGTGCGGAATGGCGTAGTTGGAGGCTGGCCGCCAAGCGGCTGGTCATCGGAACCAACGTGATGCGCGGCATGGCACAGGTGGCTCCTGACGCACCGGGGGTGCTGCTCGTGGGCGGCGGCGCCAGCGATGACGAGCTCGTGCGGGCGGTCAGCGAGCAACTCGGCCACCATGTCACGGTGGGGCGCGGCAACGTGGGTGGCCGGCTGAGCCATCGGTTCGCGGTGGCCTATGGGCTGGTGGCGCTGGCCGTCGATCGGTGA
- a CDS encoding DUF1361 domain-containing protein — protein MTEARGFLLIISLAATTALTLALGFTDPAAPLSYPTKFLVWNLFLAWIPMLCAVAFDLVERRFWLIPLGLVWLAFLPNAPYLVTDLVHLGEGYELWRHVLQYGFAAWTGILLGVVSLLLVHTRVAREFGGVWGWLAAVLSVGLCAIGVVIGRFQRWNSWDLVTQPDAVVAATFDWMRAPLAYVQSTGVALAVAAFFGLAYLTVWSIRGLAL, from the coding sequence ATGACCGAAGCGCGTGGATTCCTGCTGATCATCTCGCTGGCGGCGACGACGGCTCTGACCCTGGCGCTGGGATTCACCGACCCCGCCGCGCCCCTGTCGTATCCGACGAAATTCCTGGTGTGGAATCTGTTCCTGGCCTGGATTCCGATGCTGTGCGCGGTGGCCTTCGATCTGGTGGAACGACGCTTCTGGCTGATCCCGCTGGGACTCGTCTGGTTGGCATTTCTGCCGAACGCCCCTTACCTGGTCACCGATCTGGTGCACCTCGGTGAGGGATACGAATTGTGGCGCCACGTGCTGCAGTACGGGTTCGCCGCATGGACCGGCATCCTGCTCGGGGTGGTCTCGCTGCTGCTCGTCCACACCCGCGTCGCACGCGAGTTCGGCGGTGTGTGGGGATGGTTGGCCGCCGTGCTGTCGGTGGGACTGTGCGCGATCGGTGTGGTGATCGGCCGGTTCCAACGGTGGAACTCCTGGGATCTGGTCACCCAACCCGACGCGGTGGTCGCCGCCACGTTCGACTGGATGCGCGCCCCGCTGGCCTATGTGCAGTCCACCGGGGTCGCGCTGGCTGTTGCGGCGTTCTTCGGCTTGGCCTATCTCACGGTGTGGTCTATTCGGGGGCTTGCGTTGTAG
- a CDS encoding MFS transporter, whose amino-acid sequence MSSTADNAENKAPNQARKAGIAALVGTTLEWYDFLIYGTAAALVLNSQFFPSVNPTAGTLAAFASYAVGFLARPLGGIVLGNMGDRLGRKRMLVFTIVLMGVATTLIGVLPNYDTIGVLAPVLLIVLRLLQGFGAGGEYAGAVVLSVEHGDQTRRGMAGAWAPTGFAIATLLSTGVFQLATLLPDDAFQSWGWRVPFLLGAVLLVVGYFIRRSIDETQAYEDAVAAEAHGNVEQTKIPVLEAIRRSPRSFLVVVGSRLAENGFAYLFPVFAVGFAVNSLGVSSSTTLLAVVIASAVQIGAIPVWASVSDRIGRRPVYAAGALISVLWLVPFFLMLETLSPPLLMLGFVVGLGILYPAMLAPQAAYYAELFDTRTRLSGFAFAREIGSVLAGGFLPLIATALIAAFGHWWVIVVYLAILTLLTLVALAYGPETNRRDIVSVADSDAEAHSGGVPAT is encoded by the coding sequence ATGAGCAGTACCGCCGACAACGCGGAGAACAAGGCGCCCAACCAAGCCCGCAAGGCAGGCATCGCGGCGCTGGTCGGTACCACCTTGGAGTGGTACGATTTCCTCATCTACGGCACGGCCGCCGCGCTGGTGCTCAACTCACAGTTCTTTCCCAGTGTGAACCCGACGGCCGGTACCTTGGCGGCCTTCGCGTCCTACGCCGTCGGCTTCCTGGCGCGTCCGCTCGGCGGCATCGTGCTCGGCAACATGGGAGACCGGTTGGGGCGCAAGAGGATGCTTGTGTTCACCATCGTATTGATGGGTGTGGCAACCACGCTGATCGGTGTCCTGCCGAACTACGACACCATCGGGGTTCTCGCACCGGTCCTGTTGATCGTGCTGCGGCTGCTCCAGGGCTTCGGCGCGGGCGGGGAGTACGCCGGTGCGGTCGTCTTGTCGGTGGAACACGGTGACCAGACGCGACGGGGGATGGCCGGTGCTTGGGCCCCAACAGGTTTCGCCATCGCGACGTTGTTGTCCACTGGCGTGTTCCAGCTGGCCACATTACTGCCCGACGATGCTTTCCAGAGCTGGGGTTGGCGCGTGCCGTTCCTGCTCGGCGCGGTGCTGCTGGTGGTCGGGTACTTCATTCGCCGCAGTATCGACGAAACGCAGGCGTATGAGGACGCTGTGGCGGCTGAGGCTCACGGAAACGTTGAGCAAACCAAGATCCCTGTTCTGGAGGCGATTCGACGCAGCCCACGCAGCTTCCTCGTGGTGGTCGGTTCCCGCTTGGCCGAGAACGGCTTCGCATATCTGTTTCCGGTGTTCGCTGTGGGGTTCGCGGTGAACTCACTGGGCGTGTCGAGTAGCACCACGCTGCTGGCGGTGGTGATCGCGTCCGCGGTGCAGATCGGTGCGATACCGGTATGGGCCAGTGTCAGCGACCGCATCGGTCGCCGACCGGTGTACGCCGCCGGCGCGTTGATCTCGGTGTTGTGGCTCGTGCCGTTCTTCCTGATGCTCGAAACCCTCAGCCCGCCACTGCTGATGCTCGGCTTCGTCGTGGGCTTGGGCATTCTCTACCCGGCCATGCTCGCGCCCCAGGCCGCCTACTACGCAGAGTTGTTCGACACCCGAACTCGACTGTCGGGGTTCGCTTTTGCCCGGGAGATCGGTTCGGTGTTGGCCGGTGGCTTCCTGCCGTTGATCGCGACGGCCCTCATCGCGGCCTTCGGCCACTGGTGGGTCATCGTGGTCTACCTTGCCATCTTGACTCTGCTCACCCTCGTCGCGCTGGCCTACGGGCCGGAAACCAACCGCAGGGACATCGTGTCGGTGGCGGACAGCGACGCCGAGGCTCACAGTGGTGGAGTTCCGGCGACCTGA
- a CDS encoding dihydroxy-acid dehydratase: MTDNFERASAPGELRSNFTPGSTRWAVRRAQWSAMGIDWRDQQKPKIAIVNTSSKLSVCFAHLDEVAVRVADAVRAAGGLPFEIRTTAPSDFVTSAGRKARYLMPTRDLIVNDVEAAVEGAVLDGVVFLSSCDKTTPAHLMAAARLDLPAIVVIGGYQRGGTWSGCSVDIDTVYESVGALAAGTMTVDELGELADRAIQGPGVCAGLATANTMHCLAEALGMTVAGSAPVRANSDRMLANATAAGQRIVKMVEQDLTARQVITAKSIENAIEVALALGGSVNCIRHLAAISAEADLDLDVVALFEKHGGDAVQLAAIRPNGAHQVWDLDDVGGVQTVMRTLLPRLHGDALTVDGRTVAQRAESARPADGDVLHPLDDPVNDEPGLIILRGSLAPDGSIVKVAGVGKATRRQFQGPAKVFVGEDDAIAALGDGRIQRGDVIVLRGMGPRGGPGTVFAASFVAALNGAGLGGHVAVVTDGELSGLNHGLVVGQVMPEAADGGPLAGLDNGDTVTIDLDARRIDTHPVRDGEPVRATGERPERGWLGQYAALVGPVQRGAVLRRPHN, encoded by the coding sequence GTGACCGACAACTTCGAACGAGCCAGTGCGCCAGGTGAACTACGCAGCAACTTCACCCCCGGCAGCACACGGTGGGCGGTCCGGCGCGCCCAATGGAGTGCCATGGGAATCGATTGGCGCGACCAGCAGAAGCCCAAGATCGCAATCGTCAACACCTCCTCGAAACTGTCGGTGTGCTTTGCCCATCTCGACGAGGTGGCTGTGCGGGTCGCCGATGCCGTACGAGCCGCAGGCGGACTTCCGTTCGAGATCCGTACCACGGCGCCGAGCGATTTCGTCACCAGCGCAGGCCGTAAGGCCCGTTACCTGATGCCAACCCGCGACCTCATCGTCAACGACGTGGAGGCCGCGGTGGAGGGTGCGGTGCTCGACGGAGTCGTTTTTCTCTCATCGTGCGACAAGACGACACCGGCGCATCTGATGGCTGCGGCACGGCTTGACCTGCCCGCGATCGTCGTCATCGGCGGTTACCAACGCGGTGGAACCTGGAGCGGATGCTCGGTGGACATCGACACCGTGTACGAATCGGTCGGCGCCCTGGCCGCTGGCACGATGACCGTCGACGAACTGGGTGAGCTGGCCGACCGTGCGATCCAGGGACCAGGGGTGTGCGCCGGACTGGCCACCGCCAACACCATGCACTGCCTGGCTGAAGCCCTCGGTATGACCGTCGCGGGATCCGCACCGGTGCGGGCGAATTCGGATCGGATGCTGGCCAACGCGACCGCAGCCGGGCAGCGCATCGTGAAGATGGTCGAACAGGACCTCACCGCACGCCAGGTCATCACCGCGAAGTCGATCGAGAATGCCATCGAAGTGGCGCTGGCCCTCGGCGGGTCGGTGAACTGCATCCGCCACCTTGCGGCGATCTCCGCTGAGGCAGACCTCGACCTCGACGTGGTGGCACTGTTCGAGAAGCACGGCGGCGACGCGGTGCAGCTCGCAGCCATCCGGCCTAACGGCGCGCACCAGGTGTGGGATCTCGACGATGTGGGCGGCGTCCAGACCGTGATGCGCACTCTGCTGCCTCGGCTGCACGGCGATGCGCTCACGGTCGACGGCCGTACCGTAGCCCAGCGCGCCGAAAGCGCGCGACCTGCCGACGGCGACGTGCTGCATCCGCTCGACGACCCAGTCAACGATGAGCCCGGCCTGATCATTCTGCGCGGGTCACTGGCGCCCGACGGCTCGATCGTCAAGGTCGCCGGCGTCGGAAAGGCAACGCGGCGGCAGTTTCAAGGCCCGGCAAAGGTTTTCGTTGGCGAGGATGACGCGATCGCAGCCCTGGGGGACGGCCGTATCCAGCGGGGGGACGTCATCGTGCTGCGTGGCATGGGGCCACGTGGAGGCCCGGGAACGGTATTCGCCGCGAGCTTCGTCGCCGCACTGAACGGGGCCGGACTCGGCGGTCACGTAGCGGTGGTGACCGACGGAGAACTCTCCGGGCTCAACCACGGGCTCGTGGTCGGTCAGGTCATGCCGGAAGCCGCCGATGGCGGTCCGCTGGCAGGACTCGACAACGGAGACACCGTCACGATCGACCTCGACGCCCGCCGGATCGACACCCACCCGGTGCGAGACGGTGAACCGGTGCGGGCCACCGGAGAACGCCCCGAACGCGGTTGGCTGGGCCAGTATGCGGCCCTGGTTGGTCCGGTTCAGCGCGGTGCGGTACTGCGCAGGCCACACAACTGA
- a CDS encoding FAD-dependent oxidoreductase, translated as MYGPHMANISVAWRLQSDVNPHRLPLVADVDVAVVGAGAAGVAAATVAAEAGLSVIVVEKYGFAGGAAVAGMSGTICGMYLASDGAGRPERVVRGFTERFAGELAVRGGLTKPQRYGKTFTVAHDPLVWREVADDLLTAAGVRILYHTQVIDVLTEDDAYLGLVLASNAGVGVVRAARIIDASGDGAVVSRGGGGYRFGDHGRIQNPTMFFRLGNVDLRAFWAAWGPNTISPQWVSDAIDRARTAGLDLPRNKIWIFDTTRPGELLVNATRLTAPDGRMLNVIDPADFTIAEVAGRRQVRAYARFLAESVPGCAQAFVVDTGVEAGIRQTRTVDCIATLRDSDVVDGTKHDDSICRSPWPIELHDGEKPKLHWLLDDYYDIPYGTLVPRIGENIIVAGRCLSAEHQALASARVTAQCFEYGHAAAVATALSLARGTAYRHLDPVDIQTRMIANGSALQTSQRQDAQ; from the coding sequence ATGTACGGTCCGCATATGGCCAATATATCGGTTGCATGGCGGTTGCAAAGCGACGTGAATCCCCATCGGCTTCCGCTGGTCGCCGATGTCGACGTGGCGGTGGTCGGGGCGGGCGCTGCGGGAGTCGCCGCGGCAACGGTTGCCGCCGAGGCCGGCCTTTCGGTGATCGTGGTGGAGAAGTACGGGTTCGCGGGCGGTGCGGCCGTGGCAGGCATGTCCGGGACGATCTGCGGGATGTACCTGGCTTCCGACGGGGCGGGACGGCCCGAGCGAGTTGTTCGGGGCTTCACCGAGCGGTTCGCCGGGGAGTTGGCCGTCCGCGGCGGGCTCACGAAGCCTCAGCGATATGGCAAGACTTTCACGGTCGCGCACGATCCGCTGGTGTGGCGCGAGGTCGCGGATGATCTGCTGACCGCGGCGGGGGTCCGGATCCTCTATCACACGCAGGTGATCGATGTGCTGACCGAGGATGACGCGTACCTGGGGTTGGTCCTGGCGTCGAACGCCGGGGTCGGCGTGGTCCGGGCGGCCCGGATCATCGACGCGTCCGGTGACGGCGCGGTGGTGTCACGCGGTGGAGGCGGCTACCGGTTCGGCGATCACGGACGAATCCAGAACCCCACCATGTTCTTTCGGCTCGGCAACGTCGACCTGCGCGCCTTCTGGGCTGCATGGGGACCCAACACCATTTCTCCGCAATGGGTTTCCGATGCGATCGACCGGGCCAGGACCGCAGGGCTCGATCTTCCCAGGAACAAGATCTGGATCTTCGACACCACCCGTCCGGGAGAGCTGCTTGTGAATGCGACTCGGCTGACGGCGCCGGATGGCCGTATGCTCAACGTGATCGATCCGGCGGATTTCACCATTGCCGAGGTCGCGGGTCGTCGTCAGGTTCGCGCATACGCCCGATTCCTCGCGGAATCGGTACCCGGATGTGCGCAGGCCTTCGTGGTGGACACCGGCGTCGAAGCCGGTATCCGCCAAACCCGCACGGTTGACTGCATCGCGACATTACGCGACAGCGACGTCGTCGACGGCACCAAACACGACGACAGCATCTGCCGATCACCCTGGCCGATCGAGTTGCACGACGGCGAAAAGCCCAAACTCCACTGGCTTCTCGACGATTACTACGACATCCCGTACGGCACGTTGGTCCCGCGAATCGGTGAGAACATCATCGTGGCCGGTCGCTGCTTGAGCGCCGAACACCAGGCACTCGCCTCGGCCAGGGTCACCGCCCAGTGCTTCGAATACGGCCACGCCGCCGCTGTGGCCACGGCACTGTCGCTCGCTCGCGGCACCGCCTACCGCCATCTGGACCCCGTCGACATCCAAACCCGGATGATCGCCAACGGAAGCGCGTTGCAAACCTCACAACGACAGGATGCGCAGTGA
- a CDS encoding GntR family transcriptional regulator, whose amino-acid sequence MTSEPQNKSDQAFIEIEQMIVLGEIAPGSLVSEKQLMELTGLGRTPVREAVQRLSRERLLEIHPNRGVLVPPTSVEAQLKLLELRRTLEPFAVRLAASRATYTQRHAARELADSVVSGDKTVTEFSIFLRKAHALVVAATHNEYIEVAMAPLQGLSRRFWFGHMGNPVEDLRQAAHLHHDILAAIAAGDAEAAHSASIALSDYLFEFAYATLPGRNRSA is encoded by the coding sequence ATGACCAGCGAACCGCAGAACAAGAGCGATCAAGCCTTCATCGAGATCGAGCAGATGATCGTGCTCGGCGAGATCGCCCCGGGCAGTCTGGTCTCCGAGAAGCAGTTGATGGAGCTCACCGGGTTGGGCCGCACGCCGGTACGGGAGGCGGTGCAGCGACTCTCACGTGAGCGACTGCTGGAGATCCACCCCAATCGGGGTGTGCTGGTTCCGCCGACCTCCGTCGAGGCGCAGTTGAAGCTCCTCGAGCTGCGACGCACACTCGAGCCCTTCGCCGTGCGTCTCGCGGCCTCGCGAGCGACCTATACGCAGCGCCACGCGGCCCGCGAACTGGCCGACAGCGTCGTGAGCGGCGACAAGACGGTGACCGAATTCTCGATCTTTCTGCGCAAGGCGCACGCGCTCGTCGTCGCCGCGACCCATAACGAATACATCGAAGTGGCGATGGCACCGCTTCAGGGCCTGTCACGGCGCTTCTGGTTCGGCCACATGGGCAATCCCGTCGAAGACCTCCGTCAAGCCGCCCACCTACACCACGACATCCTCGCCGCGATAGCGGCTGGCGATGCCGAGGCTGCACATTCGGCATCAATAGCGTTGAGCGACTATCTGTTCGAATTCGCCTATGCGACCCTGCCCGGTCGCAATCGATCAGCGTAG
- a CDS encoding amidase: MTSHVRVIERALEVAAANDHQAWVTLNQHAVGQYQRTHPNGSENDRMLEGLPCGIKDNIDVAGLPTGSGSAYTSATATRDADVVRALRDAGAAIIGKNAMHEVAYGATGMVSATEPAQNPRAAGRIPGGSSSGSAAAVAAGDVPFAIGTDTGGSVRVPAACCGVVGLRPTTGTLSSAGVRPLSPTLDTIGVLAASVDIAAVVWCAVSGTAPPPPGPDAPRRVGVVVDAHFAPSSPAIAEAVRSATALLERHGSTVRPVQLGWGEAALSIYTHIVGVEAARGHRDRLSERSPLFQPSTYQRLTAGGRISRQAYDEALRRRVQIADDLLRLFDHHDVLICPTTPITAPKRGQTTADVGERTIEVGQALVAYTAPWSVTGAPALAVPVSCDPHGLPTSIQILGRPGDEIGVLNTGLVIER, from the coding sequence ATGACGAGCCACGTGCGTGTCATCGAGCGAGCGCTGGAAGTGGCCGCGGCCAACGATCACCAGGCCTGGGTGACGCTGAACCAGCATGCGGTCGGCCAGTACCAGCGCACACACCCCAATGGTTCCGAGAACGACCGCATGCTGGAGGGTTTGCCCTGCGGCATCAAGGACAACATCGATGTCGCGGGTTTGCCGACCGGGTCGGGGTCGGCCTACACGTCGGCAACCGCGACGAGAGATGCCGACGTGGTCCGCGCATTGCGCGACGCAGGCGCAGCGATCATCGGCAAGAACGCGATGCACGAAGTCGCCTACGGTGCAACTGGAATGGTGTCGGCCACGGAACCGGCGCAGAATCCCCGTGCAGCCGGGCGCATTCCGGGCGGGTCGAGTAGTGGATCCGCGGCCGCGGTCGCGGCGGGCGACGTGCCCTTCGCGATCGGGACCGATACGGGAGGGTCTGTCCGGGTACCTGCCGCATGCTGCGGCGTCGTGGGCTTACGACCCACAACAGGAACCCTGTCATCTGCCGGGGTCCGACCGTTGTCGCCTACGCTTGACACCATCGGTGTTCTCGCCGCATCCGTCGACATCGCCGCCGTCGTCTGGTGTGCCGTCAGCGGCACAGCACCCCCACCGCCGGGGCCGGATGCGCCCCGCAGGGTCGGCGTGGTGGTCGATGCCCACTTCGCTCCGTCAAGTCCGGCGATCGCTGAAGCGGTGAGGTCCGCGACCGCTCTGCTCGAGCGGCATGGATCCACGGTCAGGCCTGTGCAGTTGGGGTGGGGCGAGGCCGCGCTGTCGATCTATACGCACATCGTGGGGGTCGAAGCGGCCCGCGGCCACCGCGACCGGTTGTCCGAGCGGTCACCTCTCTTCCAACCGTCGACGTACCAACGGTTGACCGCAGGCGGCCGGATATCTCGTCAGGCGTACGACGAAGCGCTTCGTCGACGCGTTCAGATCGCAGACGATCTGCTCCGCCTCTTCGACCATCACGATGTGCTCATCTGTCCTACCACTCCGATCACCGCACCGAAGCGGGGTCAGACAACCGCCGATGTGGGTGAGCGAACTATCGAAGTGGGACAGGCGCTTGTCGCCTACACGGCACCGTGGAGTGTCACCGGTGCTCCGGCACTGGCGGTGCCGGTGAGCTGTGATCCGCACGGACTACCCACCTCGATCCAGATCCTCGGCAGACCTGGTGACGAAATCGGGGTTCTCAACACCGGTTTGGTCATCGAGAGATAG
- a CDS encoding RidA family protein: MNETSTIPVPQGDYRPATRLGTVIYTAGMTPRRDGELIDVGVVGANVDLDRARVAARQAAANAVVAAESCLFTGEAIAQVLRMSVFIASAPTFAEHSLVADAASEILRKRYGERGLGARTAVGVACLPGGAPVEVELTAGVRVADGRLPT; this comes from the coding sequence GTGAACGAAACCTCGACCATCCCTGTGCCGCAGGGTGACTACCGACCGGCCACTCGACTGGGCACGGTGATCTACACGGCCGGCATGACGCCGCGAAGAGACGGTGAGCTGATCGACGTCGGCGTCGTCGGAGCGAACGTCGACCTGGACCGGGCTCGTGTCGCGGCACGGCAAGCGGCCGCGAACGCCGTCGTCGCCGCGGAATCGTGTCTGTTCACTGGAGAGGCCATCGCCCAGGTGCTTCGCATGAGCGTTTTCATCGCGTCGGCACCCACTTTCGCCGAGCACTCGCTCGTCGCCGATGCTGCGTCGGAGATCCTTCGGAAACGCTATGGCGAAAGAGGATTGGGGGCGCGTACCGCTGTCGGCGTTGCGTGTCTTCCCGGAGGTGCGCCCGTCGAGGTCGAGCTCACCGCCGGCGTGCGCGTCGCGGATGGACGGCTGCCGACATGA
- a CDS encoding pyridoxal phosphate-dependent aminotransferase, which translates to MDSASREAANPLDDLDISSSPGQEKSLATTTTHPLAGTDFSHGDVGAFPPIPRAFDLYRDAFGDGRRYAYSRYRGHQDVREHVAHHVGEFTGHPVDPAREVIVTPGTQGALFLALSALVEPGDKVAVVVPDYFANSRIVTYLRAQTVPVTLHYQEPARAGELDLAGLADAFAAGVKLLVLSNPNNPTGVVYTSQQIHEIATLAGRYGAFIVVDQLYSRLVYPGASFTHLRASGISGDHCLTLLGPSKTESLSGFRVGVAVGAPHVIDRMEKLQALVSLRAPGYSQAVLRCWFTEPPGWLDRRIVEHQAIRDDLHARLHATDGVSVRLTEGGSYMFPQLPLLRVSAVEFRALLRTGHGITVTPGGEFGSGYERSFRLNFSQQRDKALEAVAIICGLATELAA; encoded by the coding sequence ATGGACTCGGCCAGTCGTGAGGCCGCAAATCCGCTCGATGACCTCGACATCAGCTCCTCACCGGGCCAGGAGAAGTCGCTCGCCACCACGACGACCCACCCACTCGCCGGCACCGACTTCTCGCACGGGGACGTCGGCGCATTCCCGCCGATACCGCGCGCCTTCGATCTGTACCGAGACGCCTTCGGCGACGGGCGACGCTATGCGTACTCCCGGTACCGCGGCCACCAGGACGTGCGCGAACACGTCGCACACCATGTCGGTGAATTCACCGGTCACCCCGTCGACCCGGCGCGTGAGGTCATCGTGACTCCCGGCACCCAAGGGGCGCTGTTCCTGGCCTTGTCCGCTCTGGTCGAACCCGGCGACAAGGTGGCCGTCGTCGTTCCCGACTACTTCGCCAACAGTCGTATCGTGACCTACCTTCGCGCTCAGACGGTCCCTGTGACGCTGCACTACCAGGAACCGGCACGCGCCGGCGAACTCGACCTCGCTGGGCTGGCCGACGCTTTCGCGGCTGGTGTGAAACTGCTCGTCCTGTCGAACCCGAACAATCCCACAGGTGTCGTCTACACGTCCCAACAGATTCACGAGATCGCGACGTTGGCGGGGAGATACGGTGCCTTCATCGTGGTTGATCAGTTGTACTCCCGGCTGGTGTACCCGGGCGCATCGTTCACTCACCTTCGCGCGTCCGGGATTTCCGGCGATCACTGCCTCACGTTGCTAGGGCCGTCGAAGACGGAGTCATTAAGTGGGTTTCGCGTGGGCGTGGCCGTCGGCGCCCCACACGTCATCGACCGGATGGAGAAGCTGCAGGCACTGGTGTCGTTGCGCGCTCCGGGATACAGCCAGGCCGTCTTGCGATGCTGGTTCACCGAACCGCCGGGATGGCTCGACCGGCGCATCGTCGAGCACCAGGCCATCCGTGACGACCTGCACGCACGGTTGCACGCCACCGATGGCGTCTCGGTCCGTCTCACCGAGGGTGGCAGTTACATGTTTCCGCAGCTTCCACTCTTGCGTGTGTCGGCCGTCGAATTCCGGGCCCTGCTGCGAACCGGTCACGGGATCACCGTAACCCCGGGCGGCGAGTTCGGCTCCGGTTACGAACGCAGTTTCCGGCTGAACTTCTCCCAGCAACGCGACAAGGCCCTCGAAGCCGTCGCGATCATCTGTGGTCTGGCGACCGAGTTGGCGGCGTGA